The Carassius gibelio isolate Cgi1373 ecotype wild population from Czech Republic chromosome B22, carGib1.2-hapl.c, whole genome shotgun sequence genome window below encodes:
- the LOC127986904 gene encoding uncharacterized protein LOC127986904, with the protein MWLFPLVCVRPDCGRHRLTAAGIYRTVRKVLDIDGWYDLATEYLECKRCKKKYPAWSEDILGQLDMGHRSQFPALLTYRYSCDNRVLRMMRERTLGNSVTQLYRKLMEQHSEAWTQRVLQYLTACEPFTRSSLVQPPVFADPPLLPALPKPKWLLAVYARDVLGRLHEVKAKLTSVFGCVLKMDSTKKVTKKLAGAASGTAAWCTNVGNEHGQVLVSVLTAAEGHGLDSMAAGLMKCYREAGEAAPKVMYVDRDCCSQYGQSRVKIMFLEWDELVVRLDIWHFMRRFAAGVTTEAHPLYGIFMARLSTCIFQWDPEDVAALRSAKEGDLAAKKTGHISEKAVSARITRRELALHCRRRTRGVEETTRLIGSLIDQFDSADGKDTLGVPLLDHERIQQIWKEQRKHVQCIQDPEDFPLYMKTGTLKKGGVELCCYRCARGSTSLESFHLHLNRFIPGTSASDAHFQAYLLEGLMRWNDDRMEDAIKRASSIRTYGSAMSEAVDRLSRTVFGKPWDERYRPPGAYCFRELLGIEYLYSQTGKTLTPVLQNPEEEDRLVEEVDDQDLLDEGFEEESMEDITVPVLYEDDPCLRNTPSSLPLPQSPASLAEPSTSSGGEGQHLAPASSVLSQTSDTGSSVSGEAQGAVIGPDGIAGWDKVQDLAGFLVGLREAPYLTDLQVTEAIQLWTALPDVDKQRVNYQPRHQPQLTHGRFKAPKRSGVTLGVESVKRCLIGHPGGPAQWPSTSRLVEAICMKLCALHKSPTKKAGVSTPQVV; encoded by the exons ATGTGGTTATTTCCTCTCGTCTGTGTTCGCCCAGACTGTGGTAGGCACAGACTAACTGCGGCAGGAATTTACCGTACCGTGCGTAAGGTCTTGGACATCGACGGGTGGTATGACCTTGCCACTGAGTATCTGGAGTGCAAACGCTGCAAAAAGAAATATCCTGCCTGGTCCGAGGACATCCTAGGACAGCTGGATATGGGCCACCGCAGTCAGTTTCCAGCTTTGCTGACATACAG ATACTCATGTGACAACCGGGTGCTGAGGATGATGAGGGAGAGGACACTGGGCAACAGTGTGACTCAGCTTTACAGGAAGCTGATGGAACAGCACAGTGAGGCATGGACACAGCGTGTCTTgcagtacctgactgcctgtgaacCATTCACAAGGTCCTCCCTTGTGCAGCCTCCTGTGTTTGCTGATCCTCCACTTTTACCTGCTTTGCCTAAACCTAAGTGGCTGTTAGCCGTGTATGCCAGGGATGTTCTGGGGCGACTGCACGAGGTCAAGGCCAAATTAACATCTGTCTTTGGCTGTGTTCTCAAGATGGATTCGACAAAAAAG GTCACAAAGAAACTTGCCGGTGCTGCTTCAGGAACAGCTGCCTGGTGCACAAATGTCGGAAACGAACACGGCCAGGTCCTTGTCTCTGTGCTGACAGCTGCCGAGGGACATGGACTGGACTCCATGGCAGCTGGTCTGATGAAATGCTACCGAGAGGCAGGAGAGGCAGCCCCAAAAGTGATGTACGTTGACAGGGACTGCTGCAGTCAGTACGGCCAATCGCGGGTGAAGATCATGTTTTTGGAGTGGGATGAGCTTGTAGTGCGCCTCGACATCTGGCACTTCATGCGGCGATTTGCTGCAGGTGTCACGACAGAGGCTCATCCGCTCTATGGGATCTTCATGGCACGTCTGTCCACGTGCATCTTTCAGTGGGATCCAGAGGATGTGGCTGCTCTTCGCTCCGCAAAAGAGGGTGACCTGGCGGCAAAGAAGACTGGCCACATCTCAGAAAAGGCGGTCAGTGCTCGCATTACCCGGAGGGAGTTGGCACTGCACTGCCGGAGGAGGACCAGGGGGGTGGAGGAGACCACCAGATTGATTGGGTCACTGATTGATCAGTTTGACAGTGCGGATGGGAAGGACACCCTGGGAGTTCCTCTGCTGGACCACGAACGGATCCAGCAGATATGGAAGGAACAGCGCAAGCACGTCCAGTGTATCCAAGACCCAGAGGACTTTCCGCTGTACATGAAGACAGGGACACTGAAGAAAGGCGGCGTGGAGCTGTGCTGCTACAGGTGTGCTCGTGGCTCTACCTCCTTGGAGTCATTCCACCTCCACCTGAACCGTTTTATTCCAG gaACCAGTGCCAGCGATGCGCATTTTCAGGCCTATCTCCTTGAGGGCTTGATGCGTTGGAATGATGACCGAATGGAAGACGCCATAAAACGGGCGTCCTCCATTCGGACATATGGCAGTGCCATGAGCGAGGCTGTTGACCGGCTTAGCCGAACAGTCTTTGGGAAGCCCTGGGATGAGCGCTATCGCCCTCCTGGAGCATATtgcttcc gtGAATTGCTGGGAATCGAGTACCTTTACAGCCAGACTGGCAAAACACTGACTCCAGTGCTCCAGAACCCAGAGGAGGAAGACCGGTTGGTGGAGGAGGTTGATGATCAGGACCTGCTAGATGAGGGGTTTGAGGAAGAGAGCATGGAGGACATCACAGTTCCAGTGCTGTATGAGGATGACCCCTGCCTCAGAAACACCCCCTCATCTTTGCCTCTGCCTCAGTCCCCAGCATCACTGGCTGAGCCGTCCACATCATCTGGAGGAGAGGGACAGCATCTCGCCCCTGCCTCTTCAGTGCTGTCACAGACATCTGACACTGGAAGCAGTGTCTCCGGCGAGGCTCAG GGAGCAGTCATTGGACCTGATGGCATCGCTGGGTGGGACAAGGTCCAGGATCTGGCTGGTTTCCTGGTGGGTCTTCGTGAGGCTCCTTACCTCACCGACCTGCAGGTTACAGAGGCCATCCAGCTGTGGACCGCTCTCCCTGATGTTGATAAACAGCGGGTCAACTATCAGCCTCGACATCAGCCTCAGCTGACACATGGGCGCTTTAAGGCACCGAAGCGGTCCGGAGTCACACTGGGTGTGGAGAGTGTGAAACGGTGTCTGATTGGACATCCTGGGGGTCCAGCACAGTGGCCCAGCACCAGCCGCTTGGTTGAGGCCATTTGTATGAAGCTGTGTGCTTTACACAAGTCACCGACCAAGAAGGCTGGAGTTTCCACCCCTCAGGTGGTCTAA
- the LOC127986905 gene encoding uncharacterized protein LOC127986905, whose product MAPSAEAKRLENLESGRAKPKEEVLSEASTFVSTNGGDPSDQFLVLAHCKLQFGKYQGQRFRWLLENSLGYAVYLVLSISTETAQATPLSQNKQLFLQYTSQIREMAEEVEKYQRKQEMQAEARATGDQGCLMVEFGDFQGRSMKDVYEDQSKEAQALIRYLIKADARPKTNMAIFKTYVLKRRASAVVTSVRQPAPHAATSSASATTAPPPAPIQTGVQKTATVKALLARGKNLSPSQLAKKLTSPVKPYPLLQSTLPPPAAEPPAKHLTPIQLFATGK is encoded by the exons ATGGCGCCTTCGGCGGAGGCGAAGCGCCTTGAAAATTTGGAGTCTGGAAGGGCCAAACCTAAGGAGGAGGTGCTGTCAGAGGCCAGTACCTTTGTCAGCACGAACGGTGGAGACCCCAGTGACCAGTTTTTAGTACTGGCTCACTGCAAACTTCAGTTTGGGAAGTACCAGGGCCAGAGATTTAGATGGCTCCTGGAAAACTCTCTGGGGTATGCCGTGTATTTGGTGCTCAGCATTTCCACTGAGACAGCGCAGGCAACACCcctgtcacaaaataaacaactGTTCCTACAGTACACTTCTCAAATTAGAGAGATGGCAGAAGAAGTGGAAAAGTATCAGAGGAAGCAGGAAATGCAGGCAGAAGCCCGGGCAACTGGAGACCAGGGCTGCTTGATGGTGGAGTTTGGTGACTTCCAGGGCCGCTCCATGAAAGATGTTTATGAGGACCAGAGCAAGGAGGCTCAAGCCCTCATCAGGTACCTCATTAAGGCAGATGCCAGGCCCAAAACCAACATGGCCATTTTCAAGACATATGTCCTGAAAAGACGGGCTTCTGCTGTGGTCACCAGCGTACGTCAGCCTGCACCTCACGCTGCAACCTCCAGTGCTTCTGCAACCACTGCACCTCCACCTGCACCTATCCAAACTGGTGTACAGAAGACCGCAACTGTGAAAGCGCTGTTGGCGCGTGGCAAAAATTTGTCTCCTTCACAGCTGGCGAAAAAACTCACGTCACCAGTTAAACCCT ATCCATTATTGCAGTCCACTTTACCTCCTCCAGCAGCAGAACCCCCAGCCAAACATTTGACCCCGATACAGCTTTTCGCTACTGGTAAGTAA
- the LOC127986906 gene encoding uncharacterized protein LOC127986906, whose translation MCLQHQCVFISKITLGRLFCTLCMSQVHPQVTGEASQSTPAQSTPSVSDVSCPAKRPKLTLSMFEKSRFGGSHVAAAKPNLSTQRKTSQMLEHSSSATVSCPPSDPHPPPSPKPHQPVIQSSSSFFLPPPQSSQRIKKTATPSTVSENTVVRSPQVSSQPEDLPLLWPQTMPQQDQKWVSEALFRVGAKGKLELRENLQLWYHPPPPALLYHQAPTPDRFFSQRLLLWMPYKLWKVRLQCTNPACARQQLCGGGLHRRVRQVLDIDRYYNLVTETLICTRCRTSYLSWSHAVLQQLDLAHRAEFRVILTRKYACDIWVLRLLRERGMGNGPVRIIGQLRENHSEEWLKRALRYTSECVAFFDNRGLHPLHFQEPPPLASVPSYKWLLTVYSQDILNRLDHIKASITSTYGSILKMDSTKKITKKLSGPAKGTAQWLTSVGNEIGQVLMSVLTANEGAGLDLMAAGLMERYRSAGVDPPTIIYVDCDCCKKCENAAHLECPEAAHHLYPRPSKCAALY comes from the exons ATGTGTTTGCAACATCAATGTGTCTTTATATCTAAAATCACATTAGGAAGACTGTTTTGTACTTTATGCATGTCACAGGTTCATCCACAAGTCACAGGGGAAGCATCACAGAGCACCCCGGCCCAAAGCACACCCTCTGTCAGTGATGTGTCATGTCCTGCAAAGAGACCTAAACTGACATTGTCAATG TTTGAAAAGTCAAGGTTTGGAGGCTCACATGTGGCAGCAGCAAAACCTAATTTGAGCACCCAGAGGAAAACCTCTCAG atgttagagcactccagttcagctacagtttcatgtccaccctctgatcctcatcctcctccatcccccaaacctcatcagcccgtcatccagtcctcctcttccttcttccttcctccacctcagagttcacaacgcatcaaaaaaacagcaacgccatcaactgtttctgagaatactgttgtgaggagccca CAGGTCTCATCTCAGCCAGAAGATCTCCCCCTTCTGTGGCCACAGACAATGCCACAGCAAGACCAGAAGTGGGTGTCAGAAGCACTTTTTAGGGTTGGTGCAAAGGGAAAGCTGGAGCTGCGTGAAAACCTACAGTTGTGGTATCACCCCCCACCACCAGCCCTGTTGTACCACCAAGCTCCAACACCTGATAGGTTTTTTTCACAGCGTCTCTTGCTCTGGATGCCATATAAGCTGTGGAAGGTGCGGCTCCAGTGTACTAACCCTGCCTGTGCCAGGCAACAGCTGTGTGGTGGTGGACTGCACAGGAGGGTACGACAGGTGTTAGACATTGACAGATACTACAACCTGGTGACAGAGACCCTGATCTGCACCAGGTGTAGAACCAGCTACCTGTCCTGGAGTCATGCTGTGCTGCAGCAGTTGGACCTGGCCCATCGAGCTGAATTCAGGGTCATCCTCACACGcaa GTATGCCTGTGACATTTGGGTTCTTCGCTTGCTGCGTGAGAGGGGCATGGGGAATGGCCCAGTGAGGATCATCGGCCAGCTGAGAGAGAACCACAGTGAGGAGTGGTTGAAACGTGCGCTTCGGTACACATCAGAGTGTGTGGCCTTTTTTGATAATCGTGGCCTGCATCCGCTGCACTTCCAGGAGCCACCACCACTTGCTTCAGTACCCAGCTACAAATGGCTCCTCACTGTATATAGTCAGGACATTCTCAACAGGCTCGATCACATAAAGGCCAGCATAACATCCACGTATGGATCAATCTTAAAAATGGATTCAACTAAGAAG ATCACCAAGAAGTTGAGCGGGCCTGCGAAAGGCACAGCACAGTGGCTTACCTCAGTGGGCAATGAGATAGGTCAGGTGCTGATGAGTGTCCTGACTGCGAATGAAGGGGCTGGGTTAGACCTCATGGCTGCAGGGCTCATGGAGCGATACCGGAGTGCTGGTGTTGATCCTCCCACTATCATTTATGTGGACTGTGATTGTTGCAAGAAA TGTGAGAATGCAGCACATCTGGAATGTCCAGAGGCGGCACATCACCTGTATCCAAGACCCTCCAAATGTGCCGCTCTATACTGA